The sequence below is a genomic window from Thermoanaerobaculia bacterium.
ACGCCGTCGAGGAGGCTCGCCAGCGTCTTCAGCATGTTCTTGACGTCGACCGGTTTCGACAGGTACGCCGAGGCTCCGGACTCGTCGATCTTCCGGCGGTCTCCGTCGGACGTTTTCCCGGTGAGCGCGACGATCGGAAGCCCCTCCGTCGAGGGGTCGGAGCGAATGCGGCGGATGACCGCCGTTCCATCGTCGTCCGGAAGGCTGATGTCCATGAAGACCGCATCGAACGCGCCGCCCGAAAGGGCCGCGATCGCCTCCGCGGCGGTCGCCGCTTCGGACGCCTCGTAGCCTTCCATCTCGAGCACCGTCCGCAGCCCGTACCGGGAGTCCTGGTCGTCCTCGACGACGAGGATCCGCGGACGCCGGAGCGGCCGCGGCACCGGCCGCGTTCCCTCCGCGGCGGACGTCCCGGAGGCCACGCGACAGGGGATCGCCGCCCGGAACGTCGATCCGTCGCCCGGGCGGCTCGTGACCGTGACCTCCCCTCCCATCAGGTGGACGAGCTCCTTGACGATCGAGAGTCCGAGACCCGAGCCCGCCGACGCGGCTTCTCCCTGCGCGACCTGACGGAACGGCTCGAAGATCATCGGCAGCTTGTCGGCGGGGATCCCCGTCCCGGAATCCCGGACCGAGAAGGCGAGCGACCCGGCGGGGGTCCGGCCGACCTCGAGGACGACCTCGCCCCGTTGCGTGAACTTGACGGCGTTCGACAGGAGGTTGAGCAGGACCTGCCGCGTCTTGTCGCGGTCGAGATCCACCCATTCCGGAAGGTCGTCGCCGGCCGCGAGCCGCACCGGAAGCTTCTTCTTCTCGGCCTGAGGGGCGATGATCTCGATCGTCTCGGCGAGGAACCGGCGGATCTCGACCGGCTCCGGGGAAAGCTCCGCCTGTCCCCCCTCGATCCGGGCGAGGTCGAGGAGGTTGTTGATCATGTGCAGCAGCGCGTTCGCGCTCTGCCGGATGATCTGGAGATCGCGCTCCCGAGCCGCCGCGGGACGGGCCTGCAACGGCTCGCTCGTCAGGACGTGCGAAAGCAGGATGATCGTGTTGAGCGGCGTCCGGAGCTCGTGAGAGACCGTCGACAGGAACTTGGACTTGAGCTGGTCGACCTCCATCAAACGGTCGTAGGCGTCGGCGAGCGCGCGTTGCGACTCGGCGTCATCCGACAGGCGCCGGGCCGAAACGACCGCGCCGCGGAACTTGCGCGCGCCGTCGACGACCGCCGTCCATGCGATCTCGACCGGTATGTCGGGACTTCCCCCCTCGCGGTCCGCGAGCCGATAGACGTCGCGTGCCGCCGGCTGTCCCGCCGACCGGAAGCGCCGGAACGCGTCGAAGTCCGGTGCGAGCGCCGACCCGTCCTCGCGCCGGAGGCGCGCCGCGCGAAAGAGGTGGCGCACGGACCGGCCGCGCAGCTCGCCGGGAGTCACGCCGAGGATCCGGGCGCTCGGCTGATTCATGAGCATGATGCGGCCTTCCGGATCCACCAGCACGAGGCCGATCGACATCTGCCGGGCGACGGCCGCGAGCTGACGGCTCCGGTCGCGCTCTCCCCCCACCGCGCTTGCGAGAAAGAGAAGGCTGCGGACACGGTGCCGGAGCTCGACTTCCGGAAAGGGGACTTCGAGGAAGTCGTCCGCCCCCGAGCCGGCGATCGCGGCGTCCATCCCGCCGGGGTCCACCAGGAGCAGCACGGGCACGAAAGGATCGCGCTGCCGCGCCTTGACCCGGCGGGACGCCTCGACCCCCGGGCCGTCGGAGAGCGTCCGGTCGAGCACGACGAGGTGCGGCCGCTCGGCGTCGATGCGGTCGAGGATCCCGGCCGCCGATGAGACGGTTTCCACCTGGTAGCGCCGGTACCGGAGCGTGGCCGCGTACAGGTGGAGGAAGTCCGAGTCCGCCGAGGCGAGGAGGACTCGCGCGCGCGGTCGCGTCCGGATCGACGGCGTTCCGAAGGCGAGCGGCCGCGTCTGGGTGATGTCGTTCTGCTCCCGCTCCCGGAGGTGATGCGCGATCGTTCCCCGCGCGCCTTCCCGGCAGATCGGTACGCCGATGAACGCGACGCATCCCGCGGCGAGCGCCCGCTCCCGCGCGCCCCCCATGGCCTCCGGACTCACGCCGAGGATCGGGACGCCGATCAGGGCCGGGTCCCGATGGAGGTCGCGGATGAGATGCCACGACGGGATGCCCGGAAGAAGGAGGTCGATCAGGATCAGATCCGGTTCCGCCGCGCGGGCGCGGGAGACGGCGAGCCGCCCCTGGGAAACGACTTCCAGGCCGTGGCCTTCGTCCGAGAGCAGCGCTTCGATCGCCGCCCGGTTTTCTTCCGAATCGTCGATGAGGAGGATTTTGGCCATAGGACGGCGCGGCGCGCCGTTTCGATCGTAGCACGTCCGATCCCCGCGGGCGGGCGGGCGCTCCCTCTGCCGAAACGGGTCCGCTCGCCCGGAGGGTCTCGGCGGCCGCCTCCCCCCCTCGTTCCGTTTTTCGGCTACACTCGCGGCGGTGGTCGGGGGATGAACGGAGACGGTTCGGCGCAGATTCGGTACTACCGTGACCGCGGAGAGGCGATGAAACGGTTCGTTCGGCGGTTCCGGCACGAAATTTCGACGCCTCTTTCGGGAGCGGCCCTCCATCTGGAGGTCGCGGCTCGCCGGATCCAGAAGGCGGAGACGTTCGACCGCGCGGCGGTCCTCGAGAACCTGCGCGTGTCCCAGCAGGCGCTCGAAAACGCATCGCAGATGCTCGACTGGATCAGCGAGCTCTCGCGGACGCAGGACGAGGCGCCCGCCGAGCACGCGCTCATCCCGCTCGTGAATCGGTCGGCCGAGCCGTTCCGCGAGGACCTCGAGCGCCGCGGCCTCGCTCTCGAGCTCCCGGCGGCGACCGACGGTCCCCGGTGGTTCGGCTCCGCGCACGAGATCGGGGATGTCGTCTCGGAGCTGACGGCCAACGCCTTCCAGCATGCGACCGCGCCGGGGACGGTGCGATGGTCCGTCGCGGAGGATGGCGGCCCCCCGCAAATCGTCTGCGAATCTCCGGGAGCGCTCCCTTCGGGCGACCCGGAACACCTTTTCGGAGCGGCGAAGGGGGCGGACAGCCCCGGCCGCGGGTTCGGCCTCCTGCGGGCCCGCCGCCTCGCGCAGAGCAACGGCGCCGATCTCACGCTCGCGCAGGCCGGACCCAACGTCCGGGCCGTCCTGCGATTCCTTCCGGAGACCGCATGAAAATCCTGATCGTCGAGGACGACGCCGCGACGCGGCGGGGACTCGAGCAGCTGCTGATCGATGCGCATCCCGAGACCAGGAGCGTCGGGACGCTCGAGAAGGCGCGCGCCGTCCTCGACGAGTTCTCGCCGAACCTGTGCATCGTGGACCTGATGCTCCCCGACGGGGACGGCCTCGACCTGATCCGGGAGCTCCGCGCGCAGGACCCGAGCCGCGAGTTCGTGGTCCTGACGGGCCACGGCTCGATCGATACCGCCGTCGAGGCCATGAAGGCCGGCGCGTCCGACTACCTCTTGAAGCCCTTGAAGCCGGCGCAGATCTCCGTCGTGCTCGAGCGCCTCTCGGAGAAGATGGACCTCGAGCGCGAGGTCGACGACCTGCGGTCTCAGCTCGCCAAGAGCGGCCGGTTCGGTCAGATGGTCGGGAAGTCCGAGGCGATGCAGGAGATCTTCAGCGTGATCTCGCGCGTCGCGAAGTCCGACGCGCCGGTGATGATCATCGGCGAGAGCGGCACCGGGAAGGAAGTCGCGGCGGTGACGATCCACGAGCTCTCCCGCCGGCGCGCGAAGCCCTTCGTCGCGATCAACTGCGGCGCCATATCGCCGTCGCTCATCGAGAGCGAGCTCTTCGGCCACGAGCGGGGGTCGTTCACCGGCGCCGACAAGAGGCGCCAGGGCTACTTCGAGCTCGCCAACGGCGGAACGCTCTTCTTCGACGAGGTCACGGAGATGTCCGCGGATCTCCAGATCAAGCTCCTCCGCG
It includes:
- a CDS encoding response regulator — protein: MAKILLIDDSEENRAAIEALLSDEGHGLEVVSQGRLAVSRARAAEPDLILIDLLLPGIPSWHLIRDLHRDPALIGVPILGVSPEAMGGARERALAAGCVAFIGVPICREGARGTIAHHLREREQNDITQTRPLAFGTPSIRTRPRARVLLASADSDFLHLYAATLRYRRYQVETVSSAAGILDRIDAERPHLVVLDRTLSDGPGVEASRRVKARQRDPFVPVLLLVDPGGMDAAIAGSGADDFLEVPFPEVELRHRVRSLLFLASAVGGERDRSRQLAAVARQMSIGLVLVDPEGRIMLMNQPSARILGVTPGELRGRSVRHLFRAARLRREDGSALAPDFDAFRRFRSAGQPAARDVYRLADREGGSPDIPVEIAWTAVVDGARKFRGAVVSARRLSDDAESQRALADAYDRLMEVDQLKSKFLSTVSHELRTPLNTIILLSHVLTSEPLQARPAAARERDLQIIRQSANALLHMINNLLDLARIEGGQAELSPEPVEIRRFLAETIEIIAPQAEKKKLPVRLAAGDDLPEWVDLDRDKTRQVLLNLLSNAVKFTQRGEVVLEVGRTPAGSLAFSVRDSGTGIPADKLPMIFEPFRQVAQGEAASAGSGLGLSIVKELVHLMGGEVTVTSRPGDGSTFRAAIPCRVASGTSAAEGTRPVPRPLRRPRILVVEDDQDSRYGLRTVLEMEGYEASEAATAAEAIAALSGGAFDAVFMDISLPDDDGTAVIRRIRSDPSTEGLPIVALTGKTSDGDRRKIDESGASAYLSKPVDVKNMLKTLASLLDGVETAAPSPAR
- a CDS encoding sigma-54 dependent transcriptional regulator translates to MKILIVEDDAATRRGLEQLLIDAHPETRSVGTLEKARAVLDEFSPNLCIVDLMLPDGDGLDLIRELRAQDPSREFVVLTGHGSIDTAVEAMKAGASDYLLKPLKPAQISVVLERLSEKMDLEREVDDLRSQLAKSGRFGQMVGKSEAMQEIFSVISRVAKSDAPVMIIGESGTGKEVAAVTIHELSRRRAKPFVAINCGAISPSLIESELFGHERGSFTGADKRRQGYFELANGGTLFFDEVTEMSADLQIKLLRVLETRTFRRVGGNEELKVNTRILSSTNRDLQEAIKSGKLREDFYYRLNVFPLVLPPLRQRKEDIPPLAQHFLDRIEEREKAGFREIETEAIAALNEHSWPGNVRELRNVIHRAYVLSNPPVISASAVNSVLGHPTLKVPAASAAASSSVVQFKVGESLADAERRLLSKTLEFAKGDKKKAASMLKVPLRNLNTKLKAYGLA